In Podospora pseudopauciseta strain CBS 411.78 chromosome 2 map unlocalized CBS411.78m_2, whole genome shotgun sequence, the genomic stretch AACGCCGTCTCCCACGGCTTTAGTCGTCACATCTCGCCTCCGTTATCTCACCCCCCAACTCTATGATCAGCAGGGTCTTGCCTTTCCTGGCTCCCGCTGTCttcccccatccacccaacTTCTTCCGTTTTCCGTCATTCATCCTCTCACTGCGTAGTTGCCGCCGCGCTTCACTAACAGGCTGGGGACACCAAGTCGATGCTGTGGCACTGATCTAAGACAGGTCGGCCAGCCGCGCCGAGCAATTGTTCTGTGGTAACACACGGCCGGCCAAAGTTTACGTCGAGTGAATCCGGCGTAAACGGGAAGACATGTTCAGTCCCTGAGTGATGGGTTCAAACGGTCATAAGCTACGCCATAACTGGCAGCCGTCCTACGTCTGTCATGGTCACCCCATGTTCAAACGGCGCTCATCACCGCTGATCGGTCATAGGTTTGGGGGTAAGCTTGCATCTGAGGGTAGCAGCACTATCCTCTTCCACCTATGAGGTGGTGAGAGAGACGGGCCCCCTTCTTGTCGTGCCTTTGTGAGATTGGTTccggcgggtggtggtgtgcgAGGATCATGGTGACGATGGGTGTGAGACCTCTCTTGTCCCGACTGCTCTCTCTGAGGGTCCCTGCCCGTCCCCTGCGTGGACTCCTTCTGCTTGTCAATCTGCCTTTCGaactttcccccctccccgtccccacACCACTCGTACCCCTTCCCACACAAAAAGTGCCATTGATTACCACCCGGCCCCACCAAATCTCGCCTTAATCAGATACACTCCAAGCACCTACAAGCCAAGCTCTCCGTTATAAAGCCTGGcgacccctcccctccgtttccttgttttctttccGCATCTTAGTCACAGACTAATAAACACAATCAACTCTTGGCTGCTGAAGCTTGACAAACAATAACCGCAAACTTCTTCTCTTTGTCGGCGTTTTCCTTTGAGTAGCTCTCCTACAGTCTCTCATCTCTTGCAAAAAGTTTCAACGTGAGCGGCActatcatcaccatcatcagctcTCCAAAgaaatcatcaccacccacaaaGACATAACCTGCACCatgcccaccacccaaaacgCCTCTTACTCCGTCGGCCTCGCCAtgtcccccccaccacccagcGACCTCGGCAGCTACGCTCGCTCCATGCACCAACACACCAAGCGCCAGATGGACTCCATCTCCCaggcctccacctcccccgagaGGCGCTCCCCAAGCCAGAACAACGACCGCTCCTCGGGCACAAACAGCATGCCCAACGGCGTATCGAACCAGAGGAGAAACCCAGGCGATTACAACTACCAGTAAATCAGTTGTGACGCATCATTGCCgtgagggagagagaaaTAAGCGTGAAAATCTCTTCATTTCTTCGTTTTCTATCGGGCTgggaagagaagaggaaaaagcGTAACAACCATTCCTCAGCATCgggtttcttttcttcttctgggccGGGGAAAACATGACGCTGGTTGTTACACATGACACATATATCTACTAGGATGTGTGTGGTTTCGGAATGGATATGATATGGGGCGTACACGAGTTGGGGGGAAAAAGGTTTTCGGTTGTCTTCTCCCTTCTCTTCTCGAATACTTGCATATCtgggtctttttttttttttggggagaGCCGTCCTTTTTTTGCTCTCACCTCTCGTTTTTGTTGCGAGCATGGCGTTTAATGGACTGGGAATATCGGTGGGGATTAAGCAATGATTTTCCCTGGAGTTGTCGGTTTGCGAATACGCTCTCGATAGATGATTTTCTTTCTCTGTTCTGAGCATGaattgatgatggaggtgggcTGGTACATCAAAGTATAGTACGCATAAGCAATCAATGTGTTAATTCTCGGTCAATTCTTTGGCTGGGATAATCTCGACTCACTTTGTTCGTTTTTTAATGTGAATTTCAGTGTGAATCAATTATTAGTGTAACGGATGTGCTGATTCTGTAGCCGGTTTTCCTAGCCAACTTTGTAAGCACACCGTGAGCTCTATGTAACCTGTTTCCCTGGGTGGTACCATTCTCTTATCTCACTTCCGCTCGTCATGTTAAAGTGTGCTGTGTGCCGGTAAAACAATTATTCCTCTCATTACCCCATCGGTTGATTTGGCAGGTGCCGCTCATATGCAACTTCAagccaccttcttcttcttgatcccTAATAGCGCGGCGTGATCCTTTTTCCTCTTAACCACCCTCTTAAAACTAGGCGGTGGCATATCCGTCGTATCGGTCCCCGCTGTCGTCGCAGCTGCCGTCGTCGCAGGTTTAACCCCCTCACTCAACGACAAGCTTGGCCCCCCATTactcccatccacccccttctcctcctcttccggctcctccacaatctcctccaacatctccTGCCTCCTCGCAAACTGAaacgccctcctcgccgcctcagcatcctcctcctcctgcctcctcctctctttttcctcctccgtctccttactcaccaacccctccaacaaatccaccccctcactcTTCGCTTTCTCCAACCTCGCATTCCGACTCCTAATCTCATCCAACGCgtccgccaccgccatctccctcttcgcATCCTCCGTTTTCTGCTCCAACTCAACCATAGcattcttctcctcctcccccgccgcctccgccatTTCCCGTTCCAACCGATCCAACCTCTGCTCATCCGTctcatcttccccatccccattgtccccatcatccaaccccctcttccacgGATCCGTGTTCCTCTTGGCCCCCTGCTCAACAGTATAATCCTGATTCTTGGGATCAGTCTTGAACACAATCTCCGCCGAGCACCTCGTGCACCGAATGTAAAACCGGTAAATCTGTATAGACAAGTATTTTTCGTCTGGTCGGGTTTCTTTGCGCGCGTTGAATTTGCGGCCGCGATACATGTACTCCCCGCAGGCGGTGCAGCGCATGCTGAACGGGGCCATAAGGCGCACGACTTGGACCTTGGGAGTGTTGGCCGCGGATTTGGGCTTGCGGGTTCGCCCTACGAGGGAGGGATCAAAGTCGGGGGGGTAGTATTTGGAGAGGACTTTGCGTTCAGACattgcggcggcggtggtggtggtttaaTCAGGGGTGGCTTGTCGGGTTGTGAGTGGTTTTCGGCGAGAGGATGTGAAGAAGGATTTCGAAGTCGAATAGTGGTGCGACGCGTAAGAAGTCGAAAATTCGGGATGCGACTGCTGGGTTGGGAAAGTATAGAGTTGTCGGCTGCGGTCGGTTGTGGTTGGATGTGCGATTAAGGTGCTGGTGCCACATTGAGGCTGAAAAAGGGGCGCCACTCTCGCTCGGAGTGCAGGGATCCCGGCAACAAGGGTCGGGTGAtatgggttagggttgacAAAGCACTTCGCTCACAAACATTACATGGATCATGGTAAGCAATCGGCTGAGGAACCTCAGGGTTCAACTTCACGCTATATATCGTCATCCCCGTTCTGATTGCTTCTCAGTCTCACATTCGCCTTCAGATATCTCTCTGTACCCAATACGCGCATTTGGTTGCATGGccttcatctcatcatcaaccatccCATTTcattcctccacctcccaatTCCACGCCATCTAGTTCAGCAGCACCTTCCAAATGGCATCGCTATCGATGAAGTCATGGTGAATAATGTTTACCAACCATGAATCACCCCTAATCTTTTCAAGCAGCTTTTCACTCTCCGACCCTTTCCCATAAATCTTGGCCCATTCTCCCCAGATCCCAAACGCCTCCTCGCTCCAGGCCCGGAAACTGACTTCTTCAATAATTGTGGGCGTGACAATCTCCTTGCCGGGGAAAACACCCCACGTCACGGCATTGGTGctggcctccttctccccctctgccTCCAACGAGCCAGCGGCATCCGAGCTGACAAAGTCACCGGCGGCGTTGATGGCATAGAAACATACATCGTCCTTCAAGTCTGGGTGCCTAAGTTTTTGTTCGAGCACCTTCCAGTCCGCCGACGGAATGAAGAACTCGACAAACGCCTTTTGAAAGACGAACCCGTTTGCCGGTCCCCATCCAAAGGTGGGATCACTGGACCGAAGGCCGTTAACCGCCGGCTGCGAGGCCAACGACCACCAGCCCTTGGAGTTGAGCTTGATGAGCTGGTCGCGAATCTTGTCGGTTTCCGGGCTGAATCCTTCTTCGCTCCACGGAATGGTTGTGAGCTCGCCCTTGAGGTGGCGGATAAAGACGTTGTTGATGTCCTCGGTGGTCCTTGGAGTGCCCCAGATCCGAAGCGCCTGGGCCACCGTAACGTGCAGGCTTACACCGTAGCCGTCGATTTGACCGTAGGCGGGAGACCGAGCATCGCCCCATCTGCCGTTGGGGAAGTCATCCCACGTGGCTTCACGGCCTAGTACGCCTTCGCCCTCTGAAATAGCCAGTGTGTTAGCGCGGGAATTGATGGGTTCTGCCGGAATGCTAGCCTCCTGTGCTGTCGCTTCCCAGTCGGGATAGGATGTGGATCGACCCTGGACAATAACCCGATCCCTGGGATCAGAGCCAATCGAGCCCTTTCGTCTTCCATCATCGGGGACGGATCCGTTGATGCGAAGAAGTCGAATGTCCGGTAGAGGGTTATGTCTCACAGCGGACTGaagctcttcctcctctggaGTTTCGGGAGGGATCAACCCTGTTCTTTCGATAATGAACGATACGGCCTTTTCCAGGTTGAGCGTGTAAAAGTGAAAGCCCTTGGGACCCTCGGCCGTCCTGcccttgatctccttgatctGCTCCACCAGTTCGCTGACAATatccacccccacctccttgACTCTTTCATCGTCACCCCTGACGGCCTCCAGACGGTCCATGAGTGCATCGGGTATCTTGGCGTGGCTGAGCTTTGTCGTCCTTTTGATCATTTGATAACTCTGGATAGGCATAAGACCAGGGATAATCACGATATCCTTGAATGCACCGCTTGGATGCTCCCGAAGAGTCTTCTCGAAATGATCGTACGCTGCAATGTCGAAAAACAACTGTGTCATGAGAAAATCGGCTCCGGCCTGCACCTTCTCGACGAGATAAGGAAGGTCATGCTCCAGGCTCTGACCGAGGGGATGGCTTTCATCGGCATGGCCTTCCGGATAGGCGGCAACACCAATGCAGAAGTAATCGCCGTGAGTCTTGCGGATATAACGAACGAGGTCGACGGCCCAATGgaactcttcctcttcgtcatcgtcggTCTGTGGCTCGTTGCTATCACGGTACTCGGCTCTTCTTGGCGGGTCGCCCCTGAGGGCGAGAATATTGCGAATACCCAAAGCCTTTGCGTCCTCCAATGTCTTATCTATCAGCTTCCGGCTCATGTTGGTGCAGGTAAGATGCAGACATGTTGTCAGGCCCAGCTCCCGCTGGCAGATCTCGGCGAGCTCGAGGGACTTGGTTGCTGTAGAACCGCCGGCGCCCCAGGTAACGTTGACAAAGAGTGGTCGCAGGGCCCTCGCCATACGATCGAGCCGGTCACGGAGGTTGGAGAAACCCATGGCCGTCTTGGGCGGGAAGAATTCGAGGGAGCAGTAGTTCGTCTCGGCGGGCAAAGCCGCAATCTTGTCTGTGATTTTGTCCATGGCGTGGTTCTTGCCAGCCTCTACAGGCAATTCCAAACTGGGAAGAAATTCACCCATTGGGGTTGAAAGGGGAGATGGATGGCGGGCAGCTGTGTGCTCTGACAATAATAAGGAGGGGCGGGAGCTCCTGGGTGGCTTCGGCGGATGCTCGGAGAAGGAGAACCGCTACACAAAAGCTTGGATGAAAGTGGCTGCTCGGTGCGCTGGAGGGCTCGATCCCTGCTGGGAATGCTAGGAATGTATTCGAGAAGCGGACGGTTCCTGACTCGATGTTTGTTGGCCCAGCTACTCGACTACGAGCTCCTTTTCAATGTTGCTTCTAGCAAGAATTTCCCGTGGTCAAGGTGCACTGTTTCATTCCAGCGGCGACTAGTCAACCCCACCTTTTACGTAGGTGACGTGGGGTACAAGCAAACCTCCTTCCCGCGATCGCAACGCCTGTCAGAATGTGGGGTTTCTATCACTCTGGGCGCCTCGGTGAGACAGCCAACCACATCGGCAGTTAGTTTAGGTGCGAGGAGGCATAGTGATTGGTGAAGGTCTGTCATGTGGTCGTGTACCCGGATCTGAATTACACGTCCCCCACTTCCAATTATCGATCGGATGAGAACGTGCTCTAATATTTACCATTGAGAATCCCCAGGAGGACCCAGGAGGACTGTATTGAAGCTGACTATGGGATATATACGTGGGGGGGCCTAGGGAGAACATGGCATTGCGGCTTTACCCGCTAATTGTCTGACATGTGCTTCGATGCCGAGTCTTGGTTGAGACATTGTACGTGTCAAGTTGAGTTCTTTGCAAACCTATACCTGTATCAGCAATAAAAGCGTTAGCTCAACAGCCTGGCAGAGCCTGCGGGATGACAGCATGTGGTGTTCAGATATTCAGGAATTGCCATGGTATCGTCACCCTAAACACACGGCATTGCTGAACCTCTATCTACGATGTAAATAGAGGCTCGACCGTTGTTGAGTAGGTTTACCGGATTGTTTAATTGTCATCAGGATTAAAAAAAGACAGAGAAGCCAGACACGTAGGGCAATCGACGTACCAATTGAAAGTCGAGAGCGAGCGTGTAacaaatatatatatatatgagAGATCCAAGGTTATCAAATCTGGTCTACGTGGCAGCAAGTAAAAAGACAAGTGAGAAAGAGAATGTCTAGTGCTTCAGGTCATCACCGCATCATGGAACCGCGCAATTAAGGGGCACTCGTGACGATGGTTTTAAACAAGGGCTTCGTAGAGTTAATCTCGACTCGGCAACTGAGATCGCCAACAGCATGGAGTgcgtggtgatgttggtgatgtatTCACAGTTGATGGTCTTtgtggaagagaagaaaagagaatgTTAAAATTGGGGGCGCGAAATTTTTCTTTGTACGAGACTCGACCGGCGAGGTTCTGGTGGGGTTCTTTGTGCCGGCTGTCACCGCCCGTAACGTTCTGGTGGTCGGCCTGGTTTTGGTGCTCCCGGCACGgtggaagtggtggtgggctgctTTTGCCGGCCAGTCATGTTTTTTTGGCACTAAAATGTGGTGGAGACGTCGCGAAGACCCGCCACAGTGCACTGCCTGTTGCTTTGGGGGCTCTCTCAAGATTTGTTCTTTTCCACCATTGTTCGAGAACTGAGAAAACGGCTTCTGACATCCCACCACGCTTCCCTGATGCTCTAAAACCCTGCCGCCCAACCTTCAACCTTCACGCATACCTTAATAATAGGATATTCTCGTGAGAACATCGCCCAGACATCCATCCCGCCACTGACGCCAActgccacccaccaccaaaccgcaccaccacctccaaaggTCCTCGAGACGAAACAGCCGCCCGCCGTGTtaatcctcctcaacccacaCCTGacatcacccacctccctTTCCGCTCGCCTTCCCGTTCGAATAATACACCACTGTGAGCGTCACTGCGATTTAATCTGAGCACTTGCACTGCACCAATTTGTGCTCTCGGGGCTTCCAATAGTTGCCCTTCGTGTCTGTTGCACCACAGGCCGAACTACACCAGAGGTTGCTGTCGATCATTGAAGGGCGTGGCTGGTGCTTGCTCGCAAGCTGTAGACACTCTTTAGacaccccctttccccctaGTACCGGTTTCCATCTTCTCCATGGAGAACATATGGAGTCGCCGCCCCGGGTGagtatcttttttttttcttccatcGTCTTCACTTTGTCCAAGCTGTTCGGCGGGGTCAACCGGAGCTGTCGTGCTAACGTTTTTGGATCACAAGTTCGAGCAAGCTCTCCCTCTCTACTTCCGGCTCCGGTCAGGGCGACAGCCCCTCTGGACGCAACAACTCTTTCAGGCGAATCGGCGGTGATAGCTCTTCGCTCCAGaaaaccaaccccttcaGTTCCATAACCACGCCAGGAGGCGGCTTGGCGTCACCTACAGGCGGCGCATCGAATGCCTTCGGCCTAGGATCTGGCGCCTTTGCCTCTTTTGGCTCGGCGAAGACCCCTAAGGCGACTGGAAATCCTTTCGAGTCGTCTTTGGGCGCTGCTGTCAAGACACCCGGTGCGGAGAAATCTGCAAAGGAGGGTGGCTTGGCTGGCAAGTCTGTCGGCCGGGTGGCATCCAACGCCTCCCTGCTTGACTCTGCCAGGACGTCAAGAGCGTCAGTCCACCGGCTGCGTGACAGCTGGGTGTTCTGGTTTCGCCCGCCCATCTCCAAGGCGAACGGGTTTATCGAGTATGAGAACACTCTGCACCCAATCGCCTCGGTTGATACAGCCGAGAACTTCTTCGGCGTGTACGGGCACTTGAAGCGGCCGTCAACGCTGCCGCTGGTATCGGACTACCACCTCTTCAAGAAGGGAATCCGGCCAATATGGGAGGACCAGGAGAACAAAGCGGGTGGCAAGTGGGTGGTGCGCCTCAAGAAGGGCGTTGCGGACCGCTATTGGGAGGACCTGCTGTTTGCCATTATTGGCGACCAGTTCGGCGAGGCCAGTGAGGAGGTTTGCGGTATTGTGGTGAGCATCCGTAACGGGGAGGACATCCTCAGCATCTGGACTCGTTCGAGTGGACAGCGGGTCCTGAAGCTCCGGTAAGTTTATATTTCTTGACAAGCTACACTGTTGCATCCTACTTATTCTGTCGTCACAGCGAAACTATGCGCCGAGTCCTGTCGATGCCAAATGACACCAAAATCGAGTTCAAGAGCCACGACACCAGCATCCAGCAGCGCACTGCTATTGAAGAGTCCCGGCGGGAGAAGGCGGCGAACAATCACCACGGTGACAAGCGCAACAACAAGCAGCAACATtatcagcagcagctgcagcAGTCGAATGACGAACAGCAGAAGAACTTATAAGTACAGCCCTTTTGCAACCTTATGTAGCGAAGCGAGCGCGGCCTCGGGTCCCATCCTAGCGTATTATGATGGCCTACCGAAGAGAAATCCCAAAAGAATTCCGTCCGTGGACAAAAAAGATTTTCAGGcgttgttgtgtgtgtgttttctctttctctctttaCCATCTCTATGTCCTGTGTGTAACAACATCATTTCCGGTTTTGTCTTTTTCATCGAGCAAGCATTGTTTTTTGACAGTCACTTTTCTCAACTCGCCGTTTTCTCCTTCTGTTTGGACTTGTAGCAGTAGCAGGCAGGGATGATTGGTGTGGGCGGTGTAAGCTGTGATTTTTCACCTGGTGTGTGGGAGGAAACGGTCAGGGCGACAAAGGGAGAgcgggtgggtggtgaatgCTGTGGGTTCAATGGTTGAAATGCGCGAAATGACTTTTGGGATATTTgggaagggggcgggggaaaTTGTCGGGGAATGAATGGGCTGGGTTCATCATGCTTCGAGGGATCAAGGCGTGCAGCGCGTGATTAGCGATTTTGCAAAAGcaggaaaagaaatatttTGAAGTATGGGCTTCGTCATGTATGTTGCTGCTAGTGTTATTGCTGACAGGAAATATATGCTGTTGTCTTATCAGTAGGTGTCGGGTACGTCAACCGCCGATGATAACCGTCAGGTACTAGTTCTCATCCACATGTTAAAGTGTTTGGGAGTTGAATTTCTCTATGCAATTTTTATGTGCTATATTTCCCATGTTTGCTGCTTTTTCCTAGCTTTTTAACTGTTTCCGTACTGTAATCTGGTATCATCAATCATCTTCTACACCGTACCattcaaccccaacctctccatccccctcatcactCCTAGTcacgccatcctccccttccccttcccattaCTCCCCCCCTGCACCCTAGGCctatccctcctctcccaaacctGCAAATACGTCTCCCCCAGATAAAGCAGCTCCTCCCTAATCTTCTCCACAAACAAATCCTGcgccaccacccactccccctcccggcTCTTGTCCCTCAGCTGTACCTTCCACGTCTTtttttcctcccccaccgcgCTATCCgccacatcctccttctGCCTCACCGCCTCGTGCACCACATTCGCGACCAAATCATACCATATCGGCTCCCCCGGCTGGCAGTGACTAGGATCAGGCTCAACATACGGCCCGACATCCAAATTCCTCGCGTCAAACGTCACAATCGTCGGGTTGCGCTCAGAGACAAACTTGTTTTTGGAAAAGCGCTTCACGTGAAAAACGAGGAacggcgggagggggtgcaTTAGTCTGTATCGCTTCCGCTGGGCGTTGAGTTCCTGGGCTTTCACGCCGTTGTATTTCGCCAGGAGTAAAGACAGTGGGACTTGAGGAATAATGTTGGCTTCTTGTTCGTCCTGAAACAAAGGCGCGGGAGGGAGGTCCAAGGTGAGGAGTAAGAACCGAGAGATGTCCGTTTGGACTTGGGTAGACTCTTCAAACCGTAACCTGTCACTCGCGTCGGctttggcggtgatggcttGGGATTCTACTTTTAGCTTTCCCTGAAAGATGTGCtggatgggggaggaatGAGGTTTTGTCTTTGAGCCGCCtaggccgaggtggaggttgttgagataCCATGATAGGAATTCTACCGGGTCGGATTGGGCCGTGAGGGTGAAGCGCTTGTTGGAGCGGAGGGAGATTTCTTGAAGGAGCTCGTGGGGGGAGACGTGGGATTTGAAGGCGCGAGGGTTCCAGATTTTGCGGAAGAGAATTGAGGTCCGTTTGACGAGCTCGTCGCGCTTGGAGAGGTCTTCTAGAAGGAAATAATTCCGTAGCGGGGAGACgtgggagagggattggACTATGACGTTGAGGTAGTCGTTTTCTTTGATGTTGTTCATTCCTACGAAACCGGGGGTGTATTCTTTCCCGAGGAGGGTTCGGGAGGTGCGAGGTTTGCGATCGAACTCGGCGACTTCTTGTCGGGTGTAGCGTGGATCGGAGACGTATTTGATGTCGTCGAGGGACTTGCTCATGACTTCGTATCCTTCGGGTAACACGTACACCTTTTGGGTGCTCATGTTGATGTAGACGTGGTGGTCCTCGTCGAGCGCGTGGAAATAGGCGTGTGACTTTGGGCCACGGCCTTGGAAGTATTTCCCGCATACTAAGCATGCGTATACGTTGATATTAGACAAGCTGATGGAACACAGCTTTTCGAAATCAAAGTCGAGGACGTTGCGATCGATGGTGTCGAGGTACAAGTCGTCGTAGCCTGCTGTCGGTGCAGCTTGTCTGATGGGCGCCTTTTCCTCCACTTCATCGTCAAAatcatcgccctcctcctcgtcttctaTCCGTTGCAGTCCGTTCGTGTGGTTATCATCTCCGTTTGCGCTGGGGGTTAGGCTCTTGGTGTAGTCGTCGAATCTGGACTTCTTGGAGGCTGGTGAGCCTACTAGCTCCTCGAGAGCTTCTGACGCCTGACGCTTCGACATCTCTGTATGTTTGGTGTATTTATGCGACTTGGATGATGGTGCATGCCGTCGGCCGAACGCGAAATGCGCTTGTTGAGGCGTTGATGGACGTTGTCGTGCTTTTCCCCCAGGAGGACCGCGAAGTTGAGCATGGGCCTCCGGTCAATCAATTCAATCGTCGGAGCAGCCCCACCAAAGCTTTGGCCGCCACACAACCGTGGCACGGCCTACGTGTGACGCTTGCCCAAATAGGCAGTTTGTGGACTAAATTTCGTGCCACGTCTCACACCAGAGAGGACGTTGATGGCTAGGGGATACAATGTAGGTATACTATGGTGGAAACTACTACGCTATCAGTCCTTgatcccaacctccaacatCTCGGCCAGCAGATCCCACTTCACGGCTGCCTGTTCCTTGCTGGCCCTCGCCACGCCTCTGAGCCCCCCAGCAACGAACCTCAGGTGTCTCTCAAAATCACCTTGATACTCCTTCAACAAGACATGGTGCGGTTTCCCCTCGTTAACCTTTGCGCTCTGTTTGATTTTCCACTCCAGACCTTGGTTTTCCTTGTCCGAgtcatcgtcttcgtcatTTCTTCTCTTTGGATTCGGTGTTGATGCCGCACATTTGGCCTTGGCTTTCACTGGTGAGGTGTAAGGAGAAGAGATCACCGATAACCTTGTAATCTCAtgttcctccttctccagcctcGCCATTTCTACTTTCTGCGCGTCTGCAACCTTGATAGCCAGATTGAAAATGTCCAGCATGCAGTCCCGAATAGGCTGCAATTTGGCACCATGGCATGCTTCATGGATGATTCTGTTCACAAAGTTGGCATGGGCTTTGATCATGTCGTCCACATCCCCCGCATCTCCCAAGTTAGCTCTTAGTTTTGCTGTGTTAGGAGCCAGCACGAGTGTCGTCAAGTAGGTAAGGATGGCGTCGCAGAACCAGAGGAGTTTCGTTCGCAGCATGTAGTATTGCCCCATTGGACCCGTCGCAGCGAGGCTTCCACGGGGGTGGAAATTCTTGACTGGATGCTTCAAGACATGTATCGCTCTGCGGACCTGCAGCAAAAAGGTGAATATCGTCTGATATCCCCGTATTGACTCCTCTGTGACTACAATCTGCACTGGCCAGTTCAGACGATACCCAAGACGGATAGCGGGAAGGTTAACTCGAACAGAGCTCCGGCCAGCAATGGCACTGTGAACAACGGTACGAGGATCGATTTCGGCAAAGATGCGGTAGTTGTCGATAGATGCCGAGAAAGCCTCCTGAGCAATCTCGGTCAACGTAAAACGATCTTTCCAGCTGCTGCTAAAGTTGTCGAGGTGTCTGAAGACAGCCGAGGCCAAGGCGTCGGATTTGGAGCCGTCCGACATGAGGTATACTTCTTCAAGCATGTCTAGACTCTGGAGCAGTCCATAAGAGTTGTAGAGTAGCTCTTGAAGAGTGGCCGCTGCAGTGTGGTGCTTGCTCTGGATCCAAGCATCAAAGGCGGCGCTGAAGAGCTCCGAAAAGGGGGCGAACTCCAGGTGGTCTGGGCAAATAGTAGCAAAGTCCATCTTGGGTTCGTCTGTTGCTCGGTATTTGCTGGCGGCCGCATGTCGCTTCATGTTTTTCAACACCACAATACTTTTGCCCGCAGTGAATATTCTGTGGATAGCAGGTTTGAGAAAACGCGGTGCGTGCAGGTGGCCTTCTGGGGAGCGCAGCATGTTGAACTGTCCCTTCCAAATATGAGGCAACGGAAGCTTGGTAGAGGACTCCGACACAAAAAATGTTCGGTCCCCGGGCAGAAGTCTTCCTTCTTCCATCCACAGGCGAATTGGCTTGAGATAGACCTGAAAACAGTCGAGAAATAAACCACCTAAAAGATGGTAGGTGTCCCGGTGCGCTTGGAGCTGAGCCATCCCCACCGCATCGTATAGTAGCTCAAGATATCTGAAGCCATGAGTGCTGCTTTCCTCCTGAAGCTGGCGGATGATATCCGAGAGCGCATAGAGTGGTTTCAGAATCGGTTGCACTTCGGTCAAGATGCCCaccaagctcaccaccaTATCCTCCTTAATCGCAACATATCTGCCTTGAATTCTCGCCAACTTTCCGTCGAGCGAGGTCAGGGCCTTTTGTAGAGAACTCTCAAAGACCTGCAAGAGAGGCGACTGTGCTTTCCTTTTGGAAAAGGTTCGTAAAGGTGCGAGCTTAAGACCGCACTCAGCAAAGGAGTTAAAGAGAGCGGTTGATGCTTCCGTTGAAATCCCCTGGAGCTGGTAGAGCGGATTTGG encodes the following:
- a CDS encoding uncharacterized protein (EggNog:ENOG503PPQ7); protein product: MPTTQNASYSVGLAMSPPPPSDLGSYARSMHQHTKRQMDSISQASTSPERRSPSQNNDRSSGTNSMPNGVSNQRRNPGDYNYQ
- the cwf16 gene encoding Pre-mRNA-splicing factor cwf16 (COG:S; EggNog:ENOG503NV3K; BUSCO:EOG092655M5), which gives rise to MSERKVLSKYYPPDFDPSLVGRTRKPKSAANTPKVQVVRLMAPFSMRCTACGEYMYRGRKFNARKETRPDEKYLSIQIYRFYIRCTRCSAEIVFKTDPKNQDYTVEQGAKRNTDPWKRGLDDGDNGDGEDETDEQRLDRLEREMAEAAGEEEKNAMVELEQKTEDAKREMAVADALDEIRSRNARLEKAKSEGVDLLEGLVSKETEEEKERRRQEEEDAEAARRAFQFARRQEMLEEIVEEPEEEEKGVDGSNGGPSLSLSEGVKPATTAAATTAGTDTTDMPPPSFKRVVKRKKDHAALLGIKKKKVA
- the MET12 gene encoding methylenetetrahydrofolate reductase 1 (EggNog:ENOG503NVAK; COG:E), with product MGEFLPSLELPVEAGKNHAMDKITDKIAALPAETNYCSLEFFPPKTAMGFSNLRDRLDRMARALRPLFVNVTWGAGGSTATKSLELAEICQRELGLTTCLHLTCTNMSRKLIDKTLEDAKALGIRNILALRGDPPRRAEYRDSNEPQTDDDEEEEFHWAVDLVRYIRKTHGDYFCIGVAAYPEGHADESHPLGQSLEHDLPYLVEKVQAGADFLMTQLFFDIAAYDHFEKTLREHPSGAFKDIVIIPGLMPIQSYQMIKRTTKLSHAKIPDALMDRLEAVRGDDERVKEVGVDIVSELVEQIKEIKGRTAEGPKGFHFYTLNLEKAVSFIIERTGLIPPETPEEEELQSAVRHNPLPDIRLLRINGSVPDDGRRKGSIGSDPRDRVIVQGRSTSYPDWEATAQEASIPAEPINSRANTLAISEGEGVLGREATWDDFPNGRWGDARSPAYGQIDGYGVSLHVTVAQALRIWGTPRTTEDINNVFIRHLKGELTTIPWSEEGFSPETDKIRDQLIKLNSKGWWSLASQPAVNGLRSSDPTFGWGPANGFVFQKAFVEFFIPSADWKVLEQKLRHPDLKDDVCFYAINAAGDFVSSDAAGSLEAEGEKEASTNAVTWGVFPGKEIVTPTIIEEVSFRAWSEEAFGIWGEWAKIYGKGSESEKLLEKIRGDSWLVNIIHHDFIDSDAIWKVLLN
- a CDS encoding uncharacterized protein (EggNog:ENOG503NWZJ; COG:J) — its product is MENIWSRRPGSSKLSLSTSGSGQGDSPSGRNNSFRRIGGDSSSLQKTNPFSSITTPGGGLASPTGGASNAFGLGSGAFASFGSAKTPKATGNPFESSLGAAVKTPGAEKSAKEGGLAGKSVGRVASNASLLDSARTSRASVHRLRDSWVFWFRPPISKANGFIEYENTLHPIASVDTAENFFGVYGHLKRPSTLPLVSDYHLFKKGIRPIWEDQENKAGGKWVVRLKKGVADRYWEDLLFAIIGDQFGEASEEVCGIVVSIRNGEDILSIWTRSSGQRVLKLRETMRRVLSMPNDTKIEFKSHDTSIQQRTAIEESRREKAANNHHGDKRNNKQQHYQQQLQQSNDEQQKNL